Proteins co-encoded in one Caulobacter rhizosphaerae genomic window:
- a CDS encoding acyl-CoA dehydrogenase family protein yields MNDVPSATPENPLLPPADALELRDAVRRFAQDRLAPVAAHNDRDHVFPAEQLAEMGQMGLMGMLVPEAYGGSQVGAIAYSMAVEEVAAAHGACSTIMSVHNSVGCGPILGHGTEEQKRRFLPAMARGAWIGGFALTEPQAGSDASNLRTRAVRQGEDYVIDGAKQFITSGANAKVMIVFAVTDPTAGKRGVSAFIVPTDTPGFVVDKVEHKLGQHASDTCALSFQAMRVPASLRLGEEGQGYRIALSNLEGGRIGIAAQAVGMARAAFEAARDYARERQAFGAPLIEHQAVAFRLADMATQITVARQMVLHAAALKQADRPCLTEASMAKLFASEMAEKVCSDAIQIHGGYGYLADFPVERLYRDVRVCQIYEGASDIQRLLISRDLG; encoded by the coding sequence ATGAACGACGTCCCCAGCGCGACGCCGGAGAATCCGCTGCTGCCGCCCGCCGACGCCCTCGAACTGCGCGATGCGGTCCGACGGTTCGCCCAGGACCGCCTGGCTCCGGTCGCGGCGCACAACGATCGCGATCATGTCTTCCCCGCCGAGCAACTGGCTGAAATGGGCCAGATGGGGCTCATGGGCATGCTCGTGCCGGAAGCCTATGGCGGATCGCAGGTGGGCGCGATCGCCTACAGCATGGCCGTCGAGGAGGTCGCCGCCGCCCATGGGGCCTGCTCGACCATCATGAGCGTCCATAACTCGGTCGGCTGCGGCCCCATCCTTGGCCATGGGACCGAAGAGCAAAAACGGCGCTTCCTGCCCGCCATGGCGCGTGGAGCGTGGATCGGGGGCTTCGCCCTGACCGAGCCCCAAGCCGGATCGGACGCGTCCAACCTGCGCACCCGGGCCGTCCGCCAGGGCGAGGACTATGTGATCGACGGCGCCAAGCAGTTCATCACCTCGGGCGCCAACGCCAAGGTGATGATCGTGTTCGCGGTGACCGATCCCACGGCCGGAAAGCGCGGCGTCTCCGCCTTCATCGTGCCCACCGACACGCCCGGCTTTGTCGTCGACAAGGTCGAACACAAGCTGGGTCAGCACGCTTCGGACACCTGCGCGCTCTCGTTCCAGGCCATGCGCGTGCCGGCCTCGCTGCGACTGGGCGAGGAGGGCCAGGGTTATCGGATCGCGCTGTCCAATCTCGAAGGCGGACGGATCGGCATCGCCGCCCAGGCGGTGGGCATGGCTCGCGCCGCCTTTGAAGCCGCGCGCGACTACGCCCGCGAGCGCCAAGCCTTCGGCGCGCCGCTGATCGAACACCAAGCCGTGGCTTTCCGGCTGGCCGACATGGCCACCCAGATCACCGTGGCGCGGCAGATGGTGTTGCACGCCGCGGCCCTCAAACAGGCCGATCGCCCTTGCCTGACCGAAGCTTCGATGGCCAAGCTCTTTGCCTCGGAGATGGCGGAGAAGGTCTGTTCGGACGCCATTCAGATCCATGGCGGCTATGGCTATCTCGCCGACTTCCCGGTCGAGCGTCTCTATCGCGATGTTCGGGTCTGCCAGATCTACGAGGGCGCGAGCGACATCCAGCGCCTGCTGATCTCGCGCGATCTGGGTTGA
- a CDS encoding acetyl-CoA C-acyltransferase, whose product MTQSADPVVIVSFARTPMGGFQGALSGAKATELGATAVKAAIERAGVSGDQVEQIFMGCVLPAGLGQAPARQAAVAAGLPLSVEATTVNKMCGSGMQAAIMAHDALAAGSADIIVAGGMESMTNAPYLLTKHRSGARIGHDQMWDSMYLDGLEDAYTPGKLMGAFAEDSAATYQFGREAMDDYAVKGLAKAQKAVTSGAFAAEITPVTITTRKGVETVTQDEQPLKADAAKIPTLRPAFSRDGGITAANSSSISDGAAALVMTRESVAKRLGLPIVAKVVSHAAHAHEPGLFTIAPVPAMKKALKKAGWDVADVDLFEVNEAFAVVAMIAQQELGIPADKLNVNGGACALGHPIGASGARILCTLISALQARGGKKGLASLCIGGGEATAMAVELV is encoded by the coding sequence ATGACCCAATCCGCAGATCCCGTCGTCATCGTCTCGTTCGCCCGCACGCCGATGGGCGGTTTCCAGGGCGCGCTGTCCGGGGCCAAGGCCACCGAACTGGGCGCGACGGCGGTGAAGGCGGCGATCGAGCGGGCCGGCGTCTCGGGCGACCAGGTCGAACAGATCTTCATGGGCTGCGTCCTGCCGGCGGGCCTGGGCCAGGCCCCCGCCCGCCAGGCCGCCGTCGCGGCAGGCCTGCCGCTCTCCGTCGAGGCCACCACGGTCAACAAGATGTGCGGCAGCGGCATGCAGGCCGCCATCATGGCCCACGACGCCCTGGCGGCCGGCAGCGCCGACATCATCGTGGCCGGCGGCATGGAGAGCATGACCAACGCCCCCTACCTGCTGACCAAGCACCGCTCGGGCGCGCGCATCGGCCACGACCAGATGTGGGACTCGATGTACCTGGACGGGCTGGAGGACGCCTACACCCCCGGCAAGCTGATGGGCGCCTTCGCCGAGGACAGCGCCGCCACCTACCAGTTCGGCCGCGAGGCCATGGACGATTATGCGGTCAAGGGCCTGGCCAAGGCCCAGAAGGCCGTGACCTCCGGCGCCTTCGCCGCCGAGATCACCCCGGTGACCATCACCACCCGCAAGGGCGTCGAGACGGTCACCCAGGACGAGCAGCCGCTGAAGGCCGACGCCGCCAAGATCCCGACCCTGCGCCCGGCCTTCAGCCGCGACGGCGGGATCACGGCGGCCAATTCGTCGTCGATCAGCGACGGCGCCGCCGCCCTGGTCATGACCCGCGAGAGCGTGGCCAAGCGCCTGGGCCTGCCGATCGTCGCCAAGGTGGTCAGCCACGCCGCCCACGCCCACGAGCCGGGCCTGTTCACCATCGCCCCCGTGCCGGCCATGAAGAAGGCGCTGAAGAAGGCCGGCTGGGACGTCGCCGACGTCGACCTGTTCGAGGTCAACGAGGCCTTCGCCGTGGTCGCCATGATCGCCCAGCAGGAACTGGGCATTCCGGCCGACAAGCTGAACGTCAACGGCGGCGCCTGCGCCCTGGGCCACCCGATCGGCGCGTCGGGCGCGCGCATCCTGTGCACCCTGATCTCGGCCCTGCAGGCGCGCGGCGGCAAGAAGGGCCTGGCGTCCCTGTGCATCGGCGGCGGCGAAGCCACCGCCATGGCCGTGGAGCTGGTCTAG
- a CDS encoding AMP-binding protein, whose translation MADYFATYDGFELQAALSVLSNGGDAGLNAATECCDRWCGQGRAALHWAHEDGRRLTLSFDQLREDSSRLANLLKTHGVGPGDRVAGLLPRTPQLLALIVATWRLGAVYQPLFTAFGPLAIKHRLEVSGAKIVVADPANRAKLGGMEHMARILVTRHSDQGLAHDISLAEALPLQSSICQPVPGSPDDPFLIMCTSGTTGAPKALLVPLRAIAAFVAYMRDAVDLRPGERFWNIADPGWAYGLYYAVTGPLAMGHATLFFEGGFSVQNAVAIIKEHGITNLAGSPTAFRQFLVAGPQAVAPIAGQLRVVSSAGEALNPDVVRWFAAHLRAPIHDHYGQTELGMVVCNHHALSHPIAPGSAGFPSPGHRVVALDENNNELPPHTPGVLALDIAASPLFWFSGYEGRGDSDPRYYLSGDIVELNKDGSFSFVGRADDVITSSGYRIGPFDVESALVDHASVAEAAVIGKPDPQRTEIVKAFVVLRPSVRPSPALAEELQQWVKARLSAHAYPREIEFVDDLPKTPSGKVQRFLLRAREREKAETA comes from the coding sequence GTGGCGGACTATTTTGCGACCTATGACGGGTTTGAGCTTCAGGCGGCGCTTTCGGTCCTGTCGAACGGCGGCGACGCGGGCCTGAACGCGGCGACAGAGTGCTGCGATCGCTGGTGCGGACAAGGACGTGCCGCCCTCCATTGGGCTCATGAGGATGGCCGACGGCTGACGCTAAGCTTCGACCAGTTGCGAGAAGACTCCAGCCGGCTGGCCAATCTTCTCAAGACGCACGGCGTCGGCCCGGGCGATCGCGTGGCGGGTCTGTTGCCGCGCACGCCGCAACTGCTGGCGCTCATCGTGGCGACCTGGCGTCTGGGCGCGGTCTATCAGCCGCTGTTCACCGCGTTTGGTCCTCTGGCCATCAAGCATCGCCTCGAGGTTTCCGGCGCCAAGATCGTGGTGGCCGATCCCGCCAACCGCGCCAAGCTCGGCGGCATGGAGCATATGGCGCGCATCCTCGTCACGCGTCACAGCGACCAGGGGCTGGCCCATGACATCAGCCTCGCGGAGGCGCTGCCGCTGCAATCCTCGATCTGTCAGCCCGTTCCCGGCAGTCCCGATGATCCGTTTTTGATCATGTGCACATCGGGAACGACGGGCGCGCCCAAGGCCTTGCTCGTTCCTTTGCGGGCGATCGCGGCCTTCGTGGCCTACATGCGCGACGCCGTCGACCTGCGGCCGGGCGAGCGCTTCTGGAACATCGCCGATCCCGGCTGGGCTTACGGTCTCTACTACGCCGTCACGGGGCCGTTGGCGATGGGGCACGCGACGCTGTTCTTCGAGGGCGGCTTCAGCGTCCAGAACGCGGTGGCCATCATCAAGGAGCACGGGATCACCAACCTGGCCGGCTCGCCGACCGCTTTTCGCCAGTTCCTCGTCGCCGGTCCGCAGGCCGTGGCGCCGATCGCGGGCCAGCTTCGCGTCGTCAGCAGCGCCGGCGAGGCGCTCAACCCGGACGTGGTTCGCTGGTTCGCGGCCCATCTGCGAGCGCCGATCCATGATCACTACGGTCAGACCGAACTGGGGATGGTGGTGTGCAATCACCACGCGCTCTCCCATCCGATCGCTCCAGGATCGGCTGGCTTCCCCTCGCCGGGCCACCGGGTCGTGGCGCTCGATGAGAACAATAACGAGCTGCCCCCCCACACCCCTGGTGTGCTGGCGTTGGACATCGCCGCCTCGCCGCTGTTCTGGTTTTCGGGCTACGAGGGGCGCGGCGACAGCGATCCGCGCTACTATCTCAGCGGTGACATCGTCGAGCTCAACAAGGACGGCTCCTTCAGCTTCGTGGGCCGCGCCGACGACGTCATCACCTCCTCCGGCTATAGAATTGGCCCCTTCGACGTCGAAAGCGCGCTCGTGGATCATGCATCCGTCGCGGAGGCGGCGGTGATCGGCAAGCCCGATCCCCAGCGCACCGAGATCGTCAAGGCTTTCGTGGTTCTACGCCCTTCTGTCAGACCAAGTCCGGCCTTGGCGGAAGAGCTCCAGCAATGGGTCAAGGCGAGACTCTCGGCGCACGCCTATCCGCGCGAGATCGAGTTCGTCGACGACCTGCCCAAGACCCCGAGCGGCAAGGTGCAGCGCTTTCTGCTCAGGGCCCGTGAAAGGGAAAAGGCCGAAACGGCCTAG
- a CDS encoding acyl-CoA synthetase, producing the protein MVADLQSASRVENTKAEAREAAVWPEALPTTTYDLILQASERYSQAKALSFFLDAESHQRTVSWSFEDYAEAVTRAGNLFASLGLERDEAVALYLPNLPEMLFSLWGAEAVGVALPINPLLEPAGLADLLRASGARVLVTLAPMPGVDLYEKAVAALAAAPTIRDLVLVDLARHVMGDRALPPTPGVSKTVRITAFQAGCDAQSGDHLGVAGRPVAPAANDLASMFGTGGSTGAPKLARRTHANEVANAFMGSRALGSALKPGDVVFAGLPLFHVNGAMVTGLASLFMGAHVILGTPQGFRGPGVIGRFWDIVDHHRVAMFSAVPTLLSSLLLAPREGRDLSSLRFVICGAAPLSPELIGQFEAATGTAIAEGYGLTEATCTVSLNPLTAARRAGSVGFPIPFQKVRIAQLTADGEWLGDAATGETGQVMLAGPNVFQGYVLEHQNTGVFLLDDAGERWLNTGDLGAVDEDGRLWLRGRSKDVIIRGGHNIDPAVIEDAFYAHPDVVLAAAIGRPDEHAGEVPVAYVQLKPGATVSAEALAEFAQTRIAERAARPRFVRVIDVMPLTAVGKVFKPALRDQEAAIP; encoded by the coding sequence ATGGTCGCCGACCTTCAATCCGCATCCCGCGTCGAAAACACCAAGGCCGAAGCCCGTGAGGCCGCCGTATGGCCAGAGGCGCTCCCGACCACGACCTATGATCTCATCCTGCAGGCGAGCGAGCGCTACAGTCAGGCCAAGGCTCTGTCGTTCTTCCTGGACGCCGAGAGCCATCAGCGGACGGTCAGCTGGAGTTTCGAGGACTATGCCGAGGCCGTGACCCGCGCGGGCAATCTCTTCGCCAGCCTGGGCCTGGAGCGGGACGAGGCGGTGGCGCTTTATCTGCCCAATCTGCCCGAAATGCTCTTCAGCCTGTGGGGGGCTGAAGCCGTCGGCGTGGCTTTGCCGATCAATCCTCTGTTGGAACCGGCCGGTCTGGCCGATCTTCTGAGGGCCAGCGGCGCGCGCGTGCTGGTCACCCTGGCGCCCATGCCGGGCGTGGATCTCTACGAAAAGGCCGTTGCGGCCCTGGCTGCGGCGCCGACCATCAGGGACCTGGTTCTGGTCGACCTCGCCCGCCATGTCATGGGCGATCGTGCGTTGCCCCCGACACCTGGCGTGTCGAAGACCGTGCGGATCACCGCGTTCCAGGCCGGATGCGACGCCCAGTCTGGCGATCACCTCGGCGTTGCCGGTCGGCCGGTGGCTCCGGCGGCCAACGACCTTGCCTCGATGTTCGGCACGGGCGGATCGACCGGCGCGCCCAAGCTCGCCCGCCGCACCCACGCCAACGAGGTGGCCAACGCCTTCATGGGCTCCCGCGCGTTGGGATCGGCCCTGAAGCCTGGGGACGTGGTGTTCGCGGGCCTGCCGCTTTTCCACGTCAACGGCGCGATGGTGACGGGCCTGGCCAGTCTGTTCATGGGCGCCCACGTCATTTTGGGAACGCCGCAGGGCTTTCGCGGCCCGGGGGTGATCGGCCGCTTCTGGGACATCGTCGACCATCACCGCGTCGCCATGTTCAGCGCCGTGCCGACCCTGCTGTCGAGCCTGCTGCTGGCGCCGCGCGAAGGGCGGGATCTATCGTCGCTGCGATTTGTCATCTGCGGCGCAGCGCCCCTGTCCCCCGAACTGATCGGCCAGTTCGAGGCCGCCACCGGAACGGCGATCGCCGAGGGCTACGGCCTCACCGAAGCCACCTGCACGGTGTCGCTCAATCCCCTCACCGCCGCGCGACGAGCCGGATCGGTGGGGTTCCCGATCCCCTTTCAAAAGGTGCGCATCGCCCAATTGACGGCCGACGGAGAATGGCTGGGCGATGCGGCGACGGGAGAGACCGGCCAGGTGATGCTCGCCGGCCCGAATGTCTTCCAGGGCTATGTCTTGGAGCACCAGAACACGGGGGTGTTCCTGCTCGATGACGCCGGAGAGCGCTGGCTCAACACCGGGGATCTGGGCGCGGTCGATGAGGACGGCCGGCTCTGGCTTCGCGGACGGTCCAAGGACGTGATCATCCGCGGCGGGCACAACATCGACCCGGCCGTCATCGAGGATGCGTTCTACGCCCATCCCGACGTCGTCCTGGCCGCGGCGATCGGACGGCCCGACGAACACGCCGGCGAGGTGCCGGTGGCCTACGTCCAACTCAAGCCGGGCGCGACGGTCTCGGCCGAGGCCCTGGCGGAGTTCGCCCAAACCCGGATCGCCGAGCGGGCCGCCCGCCCCCGCTTCGTGCGCGTGATCGACGTGATGCCGCTCACGGCCGTGGGCAAGGTCTTCAAGCCCGCCCTGCGCGATCAGGAGGCCGCCATCCCATAG
- a CDS encoding Gfo/Idh/MocA family protein yields MTFSRPAHGLTCRQSCLYRFGHAPLTPKPGSTLTPFRIGLLGASRVAVYAILEPAAAMSGVEVVAVAARDPERAHAYAQAHGITRAEADYQALVECPDLDLIYISTAPRDHVGQALAAIAAGKPVLIEKPVTLNATEAKVIHRAAARAGTPVFEAMHSLHHGMFARIQAILASGEIGRVRKIDAMFGAPIDPQDPLRWQADLGGGALMDLGAYPMAWLRRIAGEAFEVLGARQEPIGDVDGSFQADLVFAGDIKCRAYASMTIERPTARLQIEGDRGMLLALNPLAPQLGNKLIVKVGDRQRTETVDGPSSYAAQLAAVRGAVLGEAPFPLEADDFVHAMAALDKVRAALRGAARSSG; encoded by the coding sequence GTGACATTCAGCCGCCCGGCTCACGGATTGACGTGCAGGCAATCCTGCTTGTATCGATTCGGCCACGCGCCGCTCACGCCAAAGCCAGGATCGACATTGACTCCCTTTAGAATTGGGCTGCTGGGCGCTTCGCGCGTGGCGGTCTACGCCATCCTTGAGCCCGCCGCCGCGATGAGCGGGGTGGAGGTCGTCGCGGTCGCGGCGCGTGATCCCGAGCGGGCCCACGCCTATGCGCAAGCGCACGGGATAACGCGCGCCGAGGCCGACTATCAGGCCCTGGTCGAATGTCCCGACCTGGATCTGATCTACATCTCGACCGCGCCCCGGGACCATGTCGGTCAGGCGCTGGCGGCGATCGCGGCCGGCAAGCCGGTGTTGATCGAAAAGCCCGTCACGCTCAACGCCACCGAGGCCAAGGTCATCCATCGCGCGGCGGCGCGCGCCGGAACGCCCGTGTTCGAAGCGATGCATTCGCTTCATCACGGTATGTTCGCCCGTATTCAGGCGATCCTGGCCAGTGGCGAGATCGGGCGCGTGCGCAAGATCGACGCCATGTTCGGCGCGCCGATCGACCCGCAAGATCCCCTGCGTTGGCAAGCCGACCTGGGCGGCGGGGCCCTGATGGATCTGGGCGCCTATCCCATGGCCTGGCTGCGGCGGATCGCCGGTGAAGCGTTCGAGGTTCTCGGCGCGCGCCAGGAGCCGATTGGGGACGTGGACGGCTCCTTCCAGGCCGATCTGGTTTTCGCCGGCGACATCAAGTGTCGGGCCTATGCGTCCATGACGATCGAGCGGCCCACCGCGCGCCTGCAGATCGAGGGTGATCGCGGCATGCTTCTGGCGCTCAATCCGCTAGCGCCTCAGTTGGGCAACAAACTGATCGTCAAGGTGGGCGACCGTCAACGGACCGAAACCGTCGACGGCCCCAGCAGCTACGCCGCCCAGCTGGCGGCCGTGCGGGGCGCGGTGCTGGGGGAGGCTCCCTTCCCGCTCGAGGCTGACGACTTCGTGCACGCCATGGCGGCGTTGGACAAGGTGCGCGCGGCCCTGCGCGGAGCGGCGAGAAGCTCGGGTTAG
- a CDS encoding carboxylesterase/lipase family protein, which translates to MNFTNRLLACAALLLLGASVGQVRAQAPTPVSAPPEAASPLKVVKIKLGSGRVAGLSDGVVASWKAIPYAAPPVGPLRWRPPQKAEAWRGVRPAGKVGAICEQDYNSADNGVGPLPKSEDCLTLNIWAPAAAKRAPVMVWIHGGGFINGSGTAALYDGDALARQGVVVVTLNYRLGRFGFFAHPALSEGPRPEMSGNYGLMDIIAALGWVRDNIARVGGDPGHVTIFGESAGGVAVNDLMVSPLARGLFTRAIVESGLGREGAYGFAQAQEAGRAVTAKAGLLNPTAEQLRALPAEAILKWGALDLMKGEGPMIDGALLPMRPADAFAKGLEAPLPYVVGWNNLEAPFPPALAELMMSASPRFSADLKTRLQQAYPSPQAYADNVASDLLFVEPGRNLAKLHARNGHPTFAYQFSVLPTAATGLKGTPHAAERQYVFNTLGASPWPTDANDAAQARTVSAFWTDFAKAKPSFGLDWPAYSEAEQLLEFTNAGPQVVVAPRLEALKILESLQP; encoded by the coding sequence TTGAACTTCACCAACCGCCTGCTCGCTTGCGCGGCCCTTCTGCTGCTGGGCGCGAGCGTTGGACAGGTCAGGGCGCAAGCGCCGACGCCAGTTTCGGCGCCGCCCGAGGCGGCCTCGCCCCTCAAGGTCGTCAAGATCAAGCTTGGCTCGGGGCGCGTGGCCGGGCTGAGCGACGGGGTCGTGGCCAGTTGGAAGGCCATACCCTACGCCGCGCCGCCCGTGGGACCCCTGCGCTGGCGGCCGCCGCAGAAGGCCGAGGCCTGGCGCGGCGTGCGCCCCGCCGGCAAGGTCGGCGCGATCTGCGAGCAGGACTACAATTCCGCCGACAATGGGGTGGGCCCCCTGCCCAAGAGCGAAGATTGCCTGACCCTCAACATCTGGGCGCCGGCGGCGGCCAAGCGCGCCCCGGTCATGGTCTGGATCCATGGGGGCGGCTTCATCAATGGTTCGGGCACCGCGGCGCTGTACGACGGAGACGCCCTGGCGCGCCAAGGCGTGGTGGTCGTCACGCTGAACTATCGACTGGGCCGATTTGGCTTCTTCGCCCATCCGGCGCTGAGCGAAGGTCCAAGACCGGAGATGAGCGGCAACTACGGCCTGATGGATATCATCGCCGCGCTCGGCTGGGTTCGCGACAACATCGCCCGGGTCGGCGGCGATCCAGGCCATGTCACGATCTTTGGAGAGTCGGCCGGCGGCGTGGCCGTCAACGACCTGATGGTGTCGCCCCTCGCGCGCGGCCTTTTCACAAGGGCCATCGTCGAGTCGGGTCTTGGTCGAGAGGGCGCCTATGGCTTTGCGCAGGCGCAGGAGGCCGGTCGAGCGGTGACCGCCAAGGCGGGATTGCTCAACCCCACAGCCGAGCAGTTGCGCGCCCTGCCTGCGGAAGCGATCCTCAAATGGGGCGCGCTCGATCTGATGAAGGGCGAAGGCCCGATGATCGACGGGGCCCTGCTGCCGATGCGGCCGGCGGACGCGTTCGCCAAGGGGCTGGAAGCCCCCCTGCCCTATGTGGTGGGGTGGAACAACCTGGAGGCGCCGTTTCCGCCCGCCCTGGCCGAATTGATGATGAGCGCCAGCCCGCGGTTCTCCGCCGACCTGAAGACCCGCCTTCAGCAGGCCTACCCCAGCCCGCAGGCCTATGCCGACAACGTCGCCAGTGACCTGCTGTTCGTGGAGCCGGGCCGAAACCTGGCCAAGCTGCACGCCCGCAACGGCCATCCCACCTTCGCCTACCAGTTCTCGGTTCTGCCGACGGCGGCGACCGGCTTGAAAGGCACGCCCCACGCGGCCGAGCGGCAATATGTGTTCAACACCCTTGGGGCCTCGCCGTGGCCCACCGACGCCAATGATGCGGCCCAGGCCAGGACGGTCAGCGCCTTCTGGACGGATTTCGCCAAGGCCAAGCCGTCGTTCGGTCTCGACTGGCCGGCCTATTCTGAGGCCGAGCAACTGCTGGAATTCACCAACGCCGGTCCGCAAGTCGTCGTCGCGCCCCGCCTCGAGGCGCTCAAGATATTGGAGTCGCTCCAGCCCTAG